One region of Brassica napus cultivar Da-Ae chromosome A10, Da-Ae, whole genome shotgun sequence genomic DNA includes:
- the LOC106369744 gene encoding UPF0481 protein At3g47200-like: MNSSSQTTGRGTTISGIEDDSSCCIIQIENPIYSPKRLKKSAGGQSCCIFRVPHTLFQANETAYKPKIVSIGPYHHCDGEVDKDHLQMIQEHKQRYLAFFLSKTNQKDVHMTHLREAVSVMEERIRGSYSEDLKFDREKLIDMMVLDGCFILTLLIVVSKRSTWRINYADDPIFTLRWILPTVRSDLLLLENQVPFFVLQDILKTSRLFPSSNLNEMIFAFFSYSIRRPKEFWEERKNLDASHLLDLIRKTFIPNQTQQTEEEIYNNIFCCSSENTCFSILSRHTKKNVQAETPSLIGSAKKLQLRGIQFKQKGKFETPLDITLKSGVLEIPKLTFDDFFSSLLINSVAFEQFSMRCSTEMTSYVTFMGCIINTEEDATFLSEKGIIENYFGTGEQVSLFFKNTGKSVAFSISKSFLSNVFEGVNEHTSQGCHVQWAGFKYTYFKSPWACLSSCAALILLVLTMFQAFFTAYPYFRPPK, translated from the coding sequence ATGAATTCTTCTAGCCAAACCACTGGAAGAGGCACAACAATCTCCGGAATAGAAGACGATTCCTCTTGCTGCATCATACAAATTGAGAACCCTATATATTCCCCCAAACGTCTGAAGAAATCAGCCGGTGGTCAATCTTGTTGCATTTTCAGAGTCCCTCACACTCTCTTCCAAGCCAATGAAACAGCCTACAAACCGAAGATTGTCTCAATCGGTCCTTACCACCATTGTGATGGTGAAGTTGATAAAGATCATCTTCAGATGATCCAGGAGCACAAACAAAGATATCTTGCTTTCTTTTTGTCCAAGACAAATCAAAAGGATGTGCATATGACGCATTTACGCGAAGCAGTATCCGTAATGGAAGAGAGGATCAGAGGTTCATACTCCGAGGATCTAAAGTTTGATCGAGAAAAGCTGATTGATATGATGGTTCTTGACGGTTGCTTCATCCTCACGTTGCTCATTGTAGTTTCAAAGAGGAGTACTTGGCGTATTAATTATGCTGATGACCCTATTTTCACGTTGAGGTGGATTCTACCAACCGTTAGAAGTGATCTACTCCTCCTTGAAAATCAGGTTCCATTTTTTGTTCTTCAAGATATCCTTAAGACGTCAAGGTTATTTCCTTCATCTAACCTAAACGAGATGATCTTTGCATTCTTTAGCTACTCAATAAGAAGGCCAAAAGAATTTTGggaagaaagaaagaatctTGATGCAAGCCATCTTTTAGATCTCATCCGCAAAACTTTTATACCTAATCAAACGCAGCaaacagaagaagaaatatacaacaatatattttgttgttcaaGTGAAAACACATGTTTCAGTATATTGAGTCGTCATACCAAAAAGAATGTTCAAGCGGAGACACCAAGTTTGATTGGCTCAGCTAAAAAACTTCAGCTCCGAGGAATACAATTTAAGCAAAAAGGAAAATTTGAGACACCTCTTGACATAACTTTAAAGAGCGGTGTTCTTGAAATACCAAAACTAACATTTGATGACTTTTTCAGCTCTCTTTTGATCAACTCTGTGGCTTTTGAGCAGTTTAGTATGAGATGCTCGACCGAAATGACAAGCTATGTTACTTTCATGGGATGCATCATAAACACTGAAGAGGATGCAACGTTTTTAAGCGAGAAAGGGATCATAGAGAACTACTTTGGGACTGGAGAACAAGTATCTTTGTTCTTCAAGAACACTGGCAAAAGCGTTGCGTTTTCTATATCAAAGAGTTTTTTGTCAAATGTGTTCGAGGGGGTGAACGAGCACACTTCGCAAGGATGCCACGTACAATGGGCAGGATTCAAGTACACATATTTCAAAAGTCCGTGGGCATGTCTATCATCTTGTGCTGCTTTGATACTTCTTGTGCTTACCATGTTCCAAGCTTTCTTCACAGCCTATCCTTATTTTCGTCCTCCCAAGTAA
- the LOC106370413 gene encoding uncharacterized protein LOC106370413 yields MSIGCLYCFKVICFMKKHIKKEDIKPLKAEGLTKVGEKDANNSVEKKKPETCKEPVYRLIECSSRVGSSNMEEYESEGFYVGVSSSPMTNDFNKVKTFDFREVAKATAK; encoded by the coding sequence ATGTCTATAGGATGTCTTTATTGTTTCAAAGTCATATGTTTcatgaagaaacacatcaagaaAGAAGACATTAAACCCCTGAAAGCAGAAGGTTTGACAAAGGTTGGAGAAAAAGATGCAAACAACAGCGTGGAGAAGAAAAAACCAGAGACATGCAAGGAACCTGTGTACCGCCTTATAGAATGTAGCTCACGTGTAGGTAGCAGTAACATGGAAGAGTACGAGTCTGAAGGTTTTTATGTAGGTGTCTCTTCTTCACCAATGACTAATGATTTCAACAAAGTGAAGACCTTTGATTTTCGTGAAGTCGCAAAAGCCACggcaaaatga
- the LOC106371647 gene encoding alkaline/neutral invertase E, chloroplastic, whose product MAASETVLRLPLGSLFSSCHLPSFSLNSTPLLSFKPSSSRKRRGLRCTNTLARGDTFQSPDCVFKGKKLQSTRCRCQRNDVEEDIRSNLLPSDGLKSDLDEMPLPVNGNLSSNGSTQSAGTNSIEDEAWDLLRQSIVYYCGSPIGTIAANDPNSTSVLNYDQVFIRDFIPSGIAFLLKGEYDIVRNFILYTLQLQSWEKTMDCHSPGQGLMPASFKVKTVPLDGDDSMTEEVLDPDFGEAAIGRVAPVDSGLWWIILLRAYGKCTGDVSVQERVDVQTGIKMILKLCLADGFDMFPTLLVTDGSCMIDRRMGIHGHPLEIQALFYSALVCAREMLTPEDGSDDLIRALNNRLVALSFHIREYYWLDMKKINEIYRYQTEEYSYDAVNKFNIYPDQIPSWLVDFMPNRGGYLIGNLQPAHMDFRFFSLGNLWSIVSSLATNDQSHAILDFVEAKWAELVADMPFKICYPAMEGEEWRIITGSDPKNTPWSYHNGGSWPTLLWQLTVASIKMGRPEIAEKAVELAERRIAIDKWPEYYDTKRARFIGKQARLYQTWSIAGYLVAKLLLANPSAAKFLTSEEDSDLRNAFSCMISANPRRTRGRKKTQQPFIV is encoded by the exons ATGGCTGCTTCGGAAACAGTTCTACGTCTTCCATTGGGATCTTTGTTTTCATCTTGTCATCTACCTTCTTTCTCCCTTAACTCCACTCCCCTCCTCTCGTTTAAACCCTCCTCTAGTAGAAAACGAAGGGGCTTAAGGTGTACCAACACTTTGGCGAGAGGAGACACGTTTCAGAGCCCTGACTGTGTTTTCAAGGGTAAGAAGTTGCAGTCCACGAGATGCAGATGCCAAAGAAACGACGTTGAGGAGGACATCAGATCCAACTTACTTCCTTCTGACGGGTTGAAAAGCGACTTGGATGAAATGCCTCTACCTGTAAATGGAAATCTTTCGTCCAATGGTAGTACTCAATCAGCTGGAACAAACTCTATCGAGGACGAAGCTTGGGATCTCTTGAGGCAGTCTATTGTTTACTACTGTGGTAGTCCTATTGGAACTATCGCTGCTAATGACCCCAACTCTACAAGCGTGCTGAACTATGATCAGGTCTTCATTCGTGACTTCATTCCCTCGGGGATTGCCTTTCTTCTTAAAGGAGAGTATGACATTGTCCGCAATTTTATCCTTTACACTCTCCAGTTACAG AGTTGGGAGAAAACCATGGATTGTCATAGTCCTGGTCAAGGATTGATGCCTGCTAGCTTCAAGGTGAAAACGGTTCCTCTTGATGGTGATGATTCAATGACAGAGGAAGTCTTAGATCCTGATTTTGGGGAAGCGGCAATTGGACGTGTTGCTCCGGTTGATTCTG GGCTGTGGTGGATTATATTGTTAAGAGCATACGGAAAATGCACAGGCGATGTGTCCGTACAGGAGAGAGTTGATGTGCAGACCGGAATCAAGATGATCTTAAAGCTCTGTCTCGCTGATGGTTTCGATATGTTCCCTACTTTACTAGTAACTGATGGGTCCTGCATGATAGACCGTCGAATGGGTATCCATGGTCACCCCCTGGAGATTCAG GCACTGTTTTACTCAGCTTTGGTATGTGCACGTGAGATGCTTACACCAGAGGATGGATCAGATGATCTAATCCGAGCTCTCAACAACCGCCTTGTTGCGTTATCTTTCCACATCAGGGAATACTACTGGCTGGACATGAAAAAGATAAACGAAATTTACCGGTACCAGACAGAGGAGTACTCTTACGACGCGGTTAATAAGTTCAACATCTATCCAGATCAGATACCTTCGTGGTTAGTGGACTTTATGCCCAACAGAGGAGGTTATTTGATTGGAAACCTTCAGCCAGCTCACATGGATTTCAGATTCTTTTCCTTGGGGAACCTTTGGTCCATTGTGAGCAGCTTGGCTACTAATGACCAGTCACATGCGATTCTTGATTTCGTGGAAGCGAAATGGGCAGAACTTGTGGCAGACATGCCGTTTAAGATCTGTTACCCTGCAATGGAAGGTGAAGAATGGAGAATTATAACCGGAAGTGATCCAAAGAACAC TCCTTGGTCTTATCACAATGGAGGTTCCTGGCCAACTTTGTTATGGCAG CTGACAGTAGCAAGCATCAAAATGGGTAGACCAGAGATTGCAGAGAAGGCGGTTGAGTTAGCTGAGAGACGGATTGCTATTGACAAATGGCCTGAGTACTACGACACCAAAAGGGCAAGATTCATTGGCAAACAGGCACGGCTTTACCAGACTTGGTCCATCGCAGGCTACCTCGTGGCCAAGCTCCTCTTGGCAAATCCATCTGCAGCAAAGTTCCTCACCAGTGAAGAGGATTCTGATTTGAGAAATGCCTTCTCTTGCATGATCAGCGCCAACCCGAGAAGGACACGAGGACGCAAGAAGACTCAACAACCGTTTATTGTATGA
- the LOC106370415 gene encoding UPF0481 protein At3g47200-like, whose translation MDPQTQQNAAENSHDPIPTSVVVDIHSLTSEDTDPKLLRETAGSESCCILRIPHSLARINLKAYEPKIVSIGPYHHGKEHLKMAQQHKRRFLKFLVAKMQEKGTNPQELVNAVSTLEGDIRGSYSEDLGLESEKLVEMMVLDGCFILTLFLVVSGKVVYTNLDDPIFRMPWILPSIRADLLLLENQVPYVLLQTLFETSNLVTSSCLNELAFEFFDYSLQKPETFWEKHYSLEAKHLLDLIRKTFVPVTCQRSIKEANGFLGFVLSAKKLHLRGIKFKPRMNTDSILDIRFSNGVLHIPPVVMDDFTATVFLNCVAFEQLYADSSNHITSYVAFMACLINEESDAAFLSERRILENYFGTEEEVSRFYKSIGKDVALDLERSYLAKVFEGVNEYSSKGFHVHCAEFVHTHFDSPWTFASSFAALLLLMFAALQVFFAAYSYFKPPKDK comes from the coding sequence ATGGATCCACAGACACAACAGAACGCCGCAGAAAACAGTCATGATCCCATCCCGACATCAGTCGTAGTAGACATACATAGCTTAACTTCAGAAGACACTGATCCTAAGCTTCTGAGAGAAACAGCTGGTTCAGAGTCATGTTGCATCTTGAGAATCCCACACAGCCTCGCGCGGATCAACCTCAAAGCATACGAGCCCAAGATCGTCTCCATCGGTCCTTACCACCACGGAAAGGAACATCTCAAAATGGCCCAGCAGCATAAACGCAGGTTCTTGAAGTTCTTGGTGGCTAAAATGCAAGAGAAGGGAACTAATCCTCAAGAATTAGTCAACGCTGTATCTACTTTGGAAGGAGATATAAGAGGTTCTTACTCAGAGGATCTTGGTTTGGAATCTGAAAAGTTGGTTGAGATGATGGTTCTTGATGGTTGCTTTATCCTCACGTTGTTCTTAGTAGTATCTGGCAAAGTTGTTTACACTAATCTTGATGATCCCATTTTCAGAATGCCATGGATCTTGCCGTCGATTCGAGCCGATCTTCTCCTTCTAGAGAACCAGGTTCCTTATGTTCTTCTTCAAACGCTTTTCGAAACATCGAATTTAGTTACTTCTAGCTGTTTAAACGAGCTAGCGTTTGAGTTCTTCGACTACTCATTACAAAAACCAGAAACGTTTTGGGAAAAGCATTATAGTCTCGAAGCTAAACATCTTCTTGACTTGATACGCAAGACATTTGTCCCTGTTACTTGTCAAAGAAGCATCAAAGAAGCTAATGGTTTTCTTGGATTCGTTTTATCAGCCAAGAAGCTTCACCTTAGAGGAATCAAATTCAAACCAAGGATGAACACAGATTCAATCTTAGACATAAGGTTTAGTAACGGTGTGCTTCATATTCCTCCAGTAGTCATGGATGATTTCACCGCCACGGTGTTCTTAAACTGTGTAGCCTTTGAGCAGTTATATGCAGATTCATCAAACCACATAACGAGCTACGTAGCGTTCATGGCTTGTCTTATAAACGAAGAGAGTGATGCAGCGTTTCTTAGCGAGAGAAGGATTCTTGAGAACTATTTTGGAACAGAGGAAGAAGTGTCTAGGTTTTATAAAAGCATTGGCAAAGATGTTGCTTTGGACTTAGAGAGGAGTTACTTAGCGAAGGTGTTTGAAGGGGTTAATGAGTATAGTTCCAAAGGGTTCCATGTTCATTGTGCAGAGTTTGTTCACACGCATTTTGATAGTCCATGGACATTTGCATCATCGTTTGCAGCTTTGTTGCTTCTTATGTTTGCGGCTTTACAGGTTTTCTTTGCAGCTTATAGTTATTTCAAACCTCCAAAAGATAAGTGA
- the LOC106371648 gene encoding fatty acyl-CoA reductase 1, with product MESNCVQFLGDKTILITGAPGFLAKVLVEKILRLQPNVKKMYLLLRASDDKAAMQRLRSEVVEIDLFRVLRKDLGEENLDKLVHEKIVPVPGDISVHNLGLKDPDLLQRMWNEIDIIINIAATTNFDERYDIGLGINTFGALNVLNFAKKCVKRQLLLHVSTAYVCGENKGLFLEKPFKMGESLSGDKKLDINVEFELMKQKLKELKHQDCTEEEISQSMKDLGMTRAKLHGWPNTYVFTKAMGEMLIGSSRENLPLVIIRPTMITSTLAEPFPGWIEGLRTIDSVIVAYGKGRLKCFLADSTSVFDLIPADMVVNAMIATATAHSGETGIQTIYHVGSSFQNPVTFGQLHDTAARYFTKKPLVARNGSPIIVSKGTILPTMAQFSLYMTLRYKLPLQILRLINIIYPWSEGDKYNDLSRKLKLAMRLVELYEPYLLFKGIFDDLNTERLRIRRKENIKEMDGSFEFDPKSINWDDYIANIHIPGLITYVLKQ from the exons atggaatcCAACTGTGTTCAGTTTCTTGGGGACAAGACGATTCTCATCACCGGTGCTCCTGGTTTTCTTGCCAAGG TTCTAGTAGAGAAAATTCTGAGGTTGCAACCAAATGTGAAGAAGATGTATCTTTTGTTGAGAGCTTCCGACGATAAGGCAGCCATGCAACGCTTACGTAGTGAG GTTGTGGAGATAGACCTTTTTAGGGTGCTGAGGAAAGATCTAGGTGAAGAGAATCTGGATAAATTAGTGCATGAAAAAATCGTGCCAGTTCCCGGTGATATATCGGTTCATAATCTGGGATTGAAAGACCCTGATCTTTTACAACGGATGTGGAATGAGATTGATATCATCATCAATATCGCAGCAACAACGAATTTCGATGAAAG ATACGATATCGGTCTTGGCATCAATACATTCGGAGCTCTCAATGTTCTCAACTTTGCCAAAAAGTGTGTTAAAAGACAATTGCTTCTCCATGTCTCAACCG CATATGTCTGCGGAGAAAACAAAGGACTATTCCTGGAGAAACCATTCAAGATGGGGGAGAGTCTCAGCGGGGATAAGAAACTAGACATCAATGTAGAATTCGAATTGATGAAACAGAAACTGAAAGAGCTAAAGCATCAAGATTGTACTGAAGAAGAGATCTCACAGtcgatgaaagatcttggaatgACAAG GGCAAAGCTTCATGGATGGCCAAATACATATGTATTCACCAAAGCAATGGGAGAGATGCTAATCGGAAGCTCTAGAGAAAATTTACCACTTGTTATCATTCGTCCAACAATGATTACTAGTACTCTCGCCGAGCCGTTTCCTGGCTGGATCGAAGGATTGAG AACAATAGATAGTGTGATTGTTGCATATGGCAAAGGAAGGCTCAAGTGTTTTCTTGCGGATTCAACCTCAGTCTTTGACCTT ATACCAGCGGACATGGTGGTAAACGCAATGATCGCAACCGCAACAGCTCACTCTGGAGAAACCGGGATCCAGACCATATACCATGTCGGCTCTTCTTTTCAGAATCCGGTCACGTTTGGACAACTCCATGACACCGCGGCTCGTTACTTCACTAAAAAACCTCTGGTTGCTCGCAACGGCTCACCAATCATAGTATCAAAAGGAACGATTCTACCCACCATGGCTCAATTCAGCCTCTACATGACCCTTCGTTACAAGCTTCCTCTGCAG ATACTTCGGTTGATTAATATCATTTACCCATGGAGTGAAGGAGATAAATACAATGACCTTAGCCGCAAACTCAAGCTAGCTATGCGACTAGTTGAGCTTTACGAGCCTTACTTACTCTTCAAGGGCAT atttgatgatttaaatACCGAAAGACTGCgaataagaagaaaagagaacatCAAAGAGATGGATGGATCGTTCGAATTTGATCCCAAGTCCATCAACTGGGACGATTATATCGCAAACATACACATTCCTGGCCTCATCACCTATGTTCTTAAACAGTAA